A DNA window from Nitrospira sp. contains the following coding sequences:
- a CDS encoding conserved membrane protein of unknown function (Evidence 4 : Unknown function but conserved in other organisms; MaGe:77308124), with product MTEISRHLSLCIVLLLGAFPAVGGATDLSSASTAQQSGQGQTPLASPSAQNISPITATTPLPAPQWVTPSAWFIYGAPAALFLGLLLATVKTISTLHDTKWSLADALSEEAELSAPTSGAGPALPAATSPAVALPATNTLPMVTALHASTSRLIAFMGSLALLFIFIGFGTVALYSFAATGAIPPTLKDVTDYLLAGLTLFAPYTVNKFAKLFESLAPKK from the coding sequence ATGACCGAGATCTCACGTCACCTCAGCCTATGTATTGTTCTCCTGCTTGGAGCATTCCCCGCCGTAGGAGGCGCCACCGACTTATCTTCGGCATCCACGGCGCAGCAGTCTGGCCAGGGCCAGACACCTCTAGCCTCGCCATCCGCTCAAAACATTTCGCCCATCACCGCCACTACACCGCTGCCCGCACCACAATGGGTTACCCCCAGTGCCTGGTTTATCTATGGCGCCCCGGCAGCTCTCTTTCTTGGACTCCTACTCGCCACCGTCAAAACCATTAGTACGCTGCACGACACAAAGTGGTCTCTCGCCGATGCCCTCTCAGAAGAAGCCGAGCTCTCCGCCCCAACCTCTGGTGCAGGACCTGCACTTCCTGCGGCCACTTCACCTGCCGTCGCACTCCCTGCAACTAATACACTACCCATGGTCACAGCACTTCATGCCAGTACCAGTCGATTGATTGCCTTCATGGGCAGCCTCGCTCTGCTCTTTATTTTTATCGGCTTTGGCACCGTGGCACTCTATAGCTTCGCAGCCACTGGCGCCATCCCGCCCACATTAAAAGACGTCACCGACTATCTCCTCGCCGGCCTCACCCTCTTCGCCCCTTACACCGTCAACAAATTCGCTAAACTCTTCGAATCTCTCGCGCCAAAAAAATGA
- a CDS encoding conserved exported protein of unknown function (Evidence 4 : Unknown function but conserved in other organisms; MaGe:77308131), with protein sequence MRFIATGFSMVLSVALTAATVCADTTAPREYALGQHGSLHLTVPVSWKDNVTQPLNGLSPTIAFVPERGTAFRALLTPIWSDRSGAVLPVASDIRKKVEQAAAQAKTQALEPDVVVQEMTGATGLGYYYAVTDRAAKPGEFKRMKQGMLRVGDLLVSFTILFQDASDPAVQQATAMLEGASHRTGAQGAPASAVRSDALQITSTDQAHVLTVPASRLVMRLPLGGLSLTNSAIGGSTNNPRYFHFRDDAKQVIISGWFESDQAFPGLQKIWEDEVAVSKKNGLPDAQRVTFGRLGNWETIAYERAVPAVTDSHLHAHWVQAGTWIDLHASLTTNGSSQDARAKLEALLRTIVVKQKTP encoded by the coding sequence ATGCGTTTTATTGCGACAGGATTTTCGATGGTGCTTAGTGTCGCGCTGACGGCAGCGACGGTGTGTGCCGATACGACGGCGCCGCGGGAGTATGCGCTCGGCCAGCATGGCAGTCTGCATCTGACGGTGCCGGTTTCTTGGAAAGACAACGTGACGCAGCCGCTAAACGGTCTTTCGCCGACGATTGCCTTCGTTCCTGAACGCGGCACGGCGTTTCGCGCATTGCTGACGCCGATCTGGTCGGACCGCTCCGGTGCGGTGCTCCCGGTTGCGTCGGACATCAGGAAGAAGGTGGAGCAGGCGGCGGCGCAGGCTAAGACGCAGGCGCTCGAACCAGATGTCGTCGTGCAGGAGATGACTGGTGCGACGGGCCTCGGCTACTACTATGCGGTGACGGATCGGGCTGCGAAGCCGGGCGAATTCAAACGGATGAAACAGGGGATGTTGCGGGTCGGGGATTTGCTGGTGTCATTCACGATTCTGTTTCAGGATGCGTCGGATCCGGCCGTCCAGCAGGCGACGGCGATGTTGGAAGGAGCGTCTCATAGGACGGGTGCGCAAGGCGCGCCGGCGTCTGCCGTTCGTTCCGATGCGCTTCAGATCACCTCAACGGATCAAGCCCATGTGCTCACGGTTCCGGCGAGCCGGCTGGTGATGCGCCTTCCTCTTGGCGGGTTGTCACTCACGAATAGCGCGATTGGAGGCTCGACGAATAATCCGCGCTACTTTCATTTCCGCGACGATGCCAAGCAGGTGATCATTTCAGGATGGTTCGAGTCGGACCAAGCCTTCCCCGGTCTTCAGAAAATCTGGGAGGATGAGGTGGCGGTGTCCAAGAAGAATGGGCTGCCCGATGCGCAGCGCGTGACGTTCGGCCGGCTGGGCAACTGGGAGACGATTGCCTACGAGCGCGCGGTTCCGGCCGTTACGGATTCTCATCTGCACGCGCACTGGGTGCAGGCGGGAACCTGGATCGATTTGCACGCGTCGTTGACGACGAACGGGTCGAGTCAAGATGCGAGAGCGAAACTGGAAGCGCTGCTTCGCACGATCGTTGTGAAACAAAAGACTCCATAA
- a CDS encoding hypothetical protein (Evidence 5 : Unknown function; MaGe:77308127) — protein sequence MSIDINIPHGLQTRLEQLDALKRPTYRLQVEGPWNIGDPVHESITHAALIEAELAAQGTRFNDPATWEYIRGIFWNDDPEGFFFDHNDTETDNWSNGIKFLSNFKTHQHEAIQGTIFGPTAPLLARSHFGDLQCLHAMASRNGESAVITRDNLLRWAEFFYEVAIGTVSETASLSHMNAGHIDDWFPDSPLSIRALLLVGQKGNVRQRAMGALLHIVQDSFAKGHVERNQAGHIVEFHSYIHQDSSKHAKDDQVDSGGLQAMPEVQRAIRRCQEILELYKTTATWPSVRIHLEKRVFTLSPNARPSSPGQAYRA from the coding sequence ATGTCTATCGACATCAATATTCCTCACGGCCTCCAGACGCGCTTGGAACAACTCGACGCACTGAAGCGACCCACATATCGACTTCAAGTCGAAGGACCCTGGAATATCGGAGACCCTGTCCATGAGTCCATCACACACGCCGCATTGATCGAGGCCGAGCTTGCCGCGCAAGGAACTCGGTTTAACGATCCTGCCACATGGGAATATATTCGCGGCATCTTTTGGAATGACGATCCGGAAGGATTCTTTTTCGATCACAACGATACGGAAACCGACAACTGGTCGAACGGCATCAAATTTCTTTCCAACTTTAAAACACATCAGCACGAAGCCATCCAAGGAACCATCTTTGGGCCTACCGCTCCGCTTCTAGCCCGCTCTCATTTTGGCGACCTGCAATGTTTACACGCCATGGCTTCCCGCAATGGAGAATCTGCGGTCATCACTCGCGACAATCTTCTCCGCTGGGCGGAATTCTTTTATGAAGTGGCAATCGGAACGGTTTCAGAAACAGCTTCTCTCAGCCACATGAATGCAGGACACATCGACGATTGGTTCCCCGACTCTCCTCTTTCCATTCGAGCATTGTTGCTCGTTGGCCAGAAAGGGAATGTTCGGCAACGCGCTATGGGAGCACTCCTTCATATCGTCCAGGACTCCTTTGCCAAGGGCCATGTTGAGCGCAATCAGGCTGGACACATTGTCGAATTCCATTCGTATATTCACCAGGATTCCTCCAAGCACGCCAAAGATGACCAAGTAGATTCAGGAGGGCTCCAGGCTATGCCTGAAGTGCAGCGCGCAATACGTCGATGCCAAGAAATTCTTGAACTGTATAAAACTACGGCAACGTGGCCGTCTGTTCGTATACATCTTGAGAAACGGGTATTTACTCTTTCACCTAACGCGCGCCCCTCAAGCCCCGGCCAAGCCTATCGCGCGTAA
- a CDS encoding putative PeptidaseS8 domain-containing protein (Evidence 3 : Putative function from multiple computational evidences; MaGe:77308123), producing the protein MKQPQIKFFRGTLVLPLLATILSGCTQTMLYQGRPGTAPTTSKHTDSFLYAELSTAADTTTMALPGATTPSHELFRTQITDSSLIDPTRLQLPAIKKNGPKPTLVWTRRVIRSTSMKTIQDTTSSSSCAQPHTHPWDTAYEELLCHHTTARTTSTMPTLYAVEPELGSYDEVYVKKTEQRITQDDHLMTHQNPSVQASSSANTTIQESISPIWPSPPETQGNDLIAWHRGDAYTQLDSALTNVRQHQPATSDSDHIQTDYVVTAAHLDTGYFKGDRLVPKHQQFSDSYDCRSREVLTTGSEPTILEGCRLDDEHVNVPEGNTHGSRTLSVLAGQDAFINGTSRTISANPDLHVISFRISTALPVHFFPTEMAAAIATATKQQVDLISLSHGGFPSVALRETVNVAYDKGVPIFAATGDFFAAPPNFSLTPHTIAFPARFNRVMGVAGVTADGTTYGKDPCYWCLWRLWDWFTWSMRGSYGPAREMTGHTVVAYAPNITTSVSDQHNPNAIQMGGEGTSFSTPQVAGAAALWLQYHQTEFTSTEWRSWEKSEAVYQALMKSAKRTVSDYSCETMGEGVLQANHALSYNKARALEKVAKRERSTIGILWVYDLFNSWDLVKTVLKAQFSPLNLENVLTDQLQRSITTMLQTELEQVIHRSDAIARLLTPLLGPDCQPQETIPATITQSILTTLLQEDLSNTLRATLLAQEAQLVQTQRRNN; encoded by the coding sequence ATGAAACAACCACAGATAAAGTTCTTTCGAGGCACACTGGTATTGCCCCTGCTGGCCACTATCCTATCGGGCTGCACACAGACCATGCTCTATCAAGGTCGACCAGGCACTGCGCCCACCACTAGCAAGCATACGGACTCCTTTCTGTACGCGGAGCTTTCCACCGCTGCTGACACCACCACAATGGCCCTGCCTGGCGCAACAACTCCGTCCCACGAACTCTTTCGCACGCAGATCACCGACTCTTCACTCATTGATCCTACCAGGCTCCAACTCCCAGCCATAAAAAAGAACGGTCCAAAGCCCACGTTGGTTTGGACACGACGGGTTATACGGTCCACCTCGATGAAGACCATACAGGACACGACAAGCTCCTCCTCGTGCGCACAGCCTCATACGCATCCGTGGGATACGGCCTATGAAGAACTGCTCTGCCACCACACCACTGCACGCACCACATCGACAATGCCCACACTCTACGCCGTTGAGCCGGAATTAGGCAGCTATGATGAAGTTTACGTGAAGAAGACGGAACAGCGCATCACGCAAGATGACCACTTAATGACGCATCAGAACCCATCGGTTCAGGCATCCTCTAGCGCGAACACCACCATCCAAGAATCCATCTCACCCATCTGGCCTTCCCCACCTGAGACTCAAGGCAACGACCTCATCGCCTGGCATCGTGGCGATGCCTACACACAATTAGACAGTGCGTTGACGAATGTCCGTCAGCACCAGCCTGCCACCTCAGACTCTGACCATATCCAGACAGACTATGTCGTGACCGCCGCCCATTTAGACACCGGCTATTTTAAAGGTGACCGCCTGGTGCCGAAACATCAACAATTCTCCGATAGCTACGACTGCCGTTCACGCGAGGTGCTCACTACGGGCAGCGAACCAACCATTCTCGAAGGCTGCAGACTCGACGACGAGCATGTGAATGTTCCCGAAGGCAATACGCATGGCTCCCGCACGCTCTCGGTCTTGGCTGGTCAAGACGCCTTCATCAACGGCACATCGCGCACGATCAGTGCGAATCCAGACCTGCACGTAATCTCCTTTCGAATTTCCACCGCGCTCCCTGTCCATTTCTTTCCCACCGAAATGGCCGCTGCCATTGCCACGGCCACGAAGCAACAGGTTGATCTTATTTCGCTCAGCCATGGCGGCTTCCCGTCCGTAGCCTTGCGCGAAACCGTCAATGTGGCCTACGACAAAGGCGTACCGATCTTTGCGGCGACCGGAGATTTTTTCGCCGCGCCGCCCAACTTCAGCCTCACCCCGCATACGATTGCCTTTCCTGCTCGTTTCAACCGCGTGATGGGCGTGGCTGGAGTCACTGCGGACGGCACTACCTACGGTAAAGATCCCTGCTATTGGTGCCTGTGGAGGCTCTGGGACTGGTTCACGTGGTCCATGCGTGGCTCCTATGGTCCCGCTCGTGAAATGACTGGGCACACCGTCGTCGCCTACGCGCCAAACATCACAACCTCTGTCTCAGATCAGCACAATCCCAACGCCATCCAGATGGGTGGGGAAGGCACGTCCTTTTCCACGCCACAAGTCGCAGGCGCCGCCGCGCTGTGGCTCCAATACCATCAAACAGAATTCACATCAACAGAGTGGCGCAGCTGGGAAAAGTCTGAAGCGGTCTACCAAGCGCTCATGAAATCAGCCAAACGTACCGTCTCAGACTACTCCTGCGAAACCATGGGGGAAGGCGTGCTTCAGGCCAACCATGCCCTGAGCTACAACAAAGCGCGAGCACTCGAAAAAGTTGCCAAGCGTGAGCGCTCCACCATTGGTATCCTATGGGTCTATGACCTCTTCAACTCATGGGATCTTGTCAAAACCGTCCTGAAGGCTCAATTTTCGCCCCTCAATCTGGAAAACGTTCTCACCGACCAACTGCAACGCTCCATCACCACCATGCTGCAAACAGAACTGGAACAAGTCATCCATCGGTCCGATGCCATCGCACGTCTCCTCACGCCTCTCTTAGGACCAGATTGCCAACCGCAGGAGACTATCCCGGCCACCATCACTCAGAGCATACTTACTACCCTATTACAGGAAGATCTCTCAAATACACTTCGCGCGACACTCCTCGCTCAAGAAGCCCAACTCGTACAGACACAGAGAAGAAACAATTAA
- a CDS encoding Flagellar motor rotation protein MotB (MaGe:77308133), producing MDIHNSARFSSTLFLLGVLLTSCSSPPQPVAAPAPTSQEVQFRTMWDDIYERLKPEIQNGSIVVERRKAGAASPSPAGSHIAKHDVRPPSAAQARMDDAPPVTSSAMPATDQTSKTAEASLNETSINKTSTTETSTAEYIRVRFSDQVLFASGDDRISEDGIAVLGRLGAILKDEANIQIAIQGHTDDKPIRDRLRQRFQDNQALSQARASNAASILAQSGVPLSWLTLQWFGENQPLLSNDSEEGRRKNRRVEILIAPKENR from the coding sequence ATGGATATCCACAACAGCGCACGATTCTCATCAACGCTCTTCCTCCTCGGCGTCCTGCTCACGAGCTGTAGCTCTCCGCCGCAGCCCGTCGCCGCGCCTGCTCCGACCAGTCAAGAAGTTCAATTCCGCACTATGTGGGACGACATCTACGAGCGGCTCAAACCGGAAATTCAAAATGGTTCCATCGTCGTAGAGCGCAGAAAAGCCGGCGCGGCGTCACCATCGCCGGCCGGGTCACACATCGCCAAACACGATGTCCGCCCACCGTCGGCCGCCCAGGCTCGCATGGACGACGCCCCGCCGGTCACATCCTCCGCCATGCCCGCCACCGACCAGACCTCGAAAACAGCCGAGGCCTCTCTCAACGAGACCTCGATCAACAAGACCTCAACCACTGAGACATCGACCGCCGAGTACATTCGAGTCCGGTTCTCCGATCAGGTGCTCTTCGCATCCGGAGACGATCGCATCAGCGAAGACGGCATCGCCGTCCTCGGACGGCTCGGCGCAATTCTCAAAGACGAAGCGAATATCCAGATTGCCATTCAAGGACATACCGACGACAAACCGATTCGTGATCGGCTCCGTCAGCGTTTTCAGGATAATCAGGCGCTGTCACAAGCCAGAGCCTCGAATGCCGCGTCCATATTGGCGCAGAGCGGAGTCCCGCTGTCATGGCTGACACTCCAATGGTTCGGTGAGAATCAGCCCCTCTTGTCAAACGACTCCGAAGAGGGCCGCAGAAAAAACCGCCGCGTCGAAATCCTGATTGCGCCGAAAGAAAACCGGTAA
- a CDS encoding TPRREGION domain-containing protein (MaGe:77308132) yields the protein MIAGEQAVMPDGSQPFRSVIAALLALAVLGVPNGWIARAAPLASPTTESAQQELQKDSQPDTNSANALLRQGTALLNQQNPDAAVAVLERSVALAPDLVEAHYQLGIAFEEQHHLQQAIAQFETVSRLASTHIDANFRLGLLYARQGDPSQAIQSFSAILRTDPHHQAARYNLGLVLKKVGRADQAQRHFELVLAENPSHAGAHTNLGNIWHDKQELQRAAAEYHAALLAAPDHLMARRNLAMVLLAQGNIDAALAEYAQAMALHQDDPALHAEYAALLHRAGRTAEAEREYRQALAHLPLTPEQSDRRMQIEVSLRELYALQMSQ from the coding sequence ATGATCGCGGGAGAACAGGCCGTCATGCCAGACGGATCTCAGCCATTTCGTTCTGTAATCGCCGCACTCCTGGCACTTGCCGTCCTGGGGGTTCCGAACGGCTGGATTGCTCGCGCCGCCCCACTCGCATCCCCGACCACTGAATCGGCGCAGCAGGAGCTGCAGAAAGACAGCCAACCTGACACCAATTCTGCGAATGCACTCCTGCGCCAAGGCACCGCACTCCTAAACCAGCAGAACCCCGACGCAGCCGTTGCAGTCTTAGAACGCTCCGTCGCCTTGGCCCCCGACCTCGTCGAAGCGCACTATCAACTCGGGATTGCTTTTGAAGAACAGCACCATCTTCAACAGGCCATCGCACAGTTTGAGACGGTCTCTAGGTTGGCGTCGACACATATCGACGCTAATTTTCGACTCGGTCTGCTCTATGCGCGGCAAGGCGACCCGAGCCAGGCGATTCAATCCTTCAGTGCAATTCTTCGCACCGATCCACATCATCAGGCCGCTCGATACAACCTCGGACTCGTGCTGAAGAAAGTTGGACGGGCGGATCAAGCCCAGCGTCATTTTGAACTCGTGCTAGCGGAGAACCCGTCTCATGCTGGCGCCCACACCAATCTTGGCAACATTTGGCACGACAAGCAGGAGCTTCAGCGCGCCGCCGCTGAATACCACGCCGCCTTGCTCGCCGCGCCCGACCATCTGATGGCCCGCCGCAATCTCGCGATGGTACTGCTGGCACAAGGAAATATCGACGCAGCCCTCGCCGAGTATGCCCAGGCAATGGCCCTCCATCAAGACGACCCCGCGCTGCACGCCGAGTACGCCGCGCTCTTACACCGGGCCGGGCGCACAGCGGAAGCGGAGCGCGAGTATCGCCAGGCCCTGGCGCACCTCCCGCTGACTCCGGAACAGTCCGACCGCCGCATGCAGATCGAAGTCTCCCTGCGAGAACTCTACGCCTTGCAGATGTCGCAGTAA
- a CDS encoding hypothetical protein (Evidence 5 : Unknown function; MaGe:77308125): protein MNEDFVLCARAVEKNKFIAEPSPTLFLQVPENALPSPTHATKKQDAWVKRLRKESTWGKDERTRQDRGGILIFVHGYNNSQEIVMQRHRQLKVDLTIAGWKDCVVSFDWLSADMAVNYLEDRHDQMRALQPPERTLP from the coding sequence ATGAATGAAGATTTTGTTCTCTGTGCGCGAGCTGTAGAGAAAAACAAATTTATCGCAGAACCGAGCCCGACGCTCTTCCTGCAAGTACCCGAAAACGCCCTTCCCTCCCCCACGCATGCCACAAAGAAACAAGATGCCTGGGTTAAGCGTTTGCGCAAAGAATCCACCTGGGGAAAGGACGAACGAACACGGCAAGACCGTGGCGGCATACTCATCTTCGTCCACGGATACAACAACTCTCAAGAGATCGTCATGCAGCGACATCGGCAATTGAAGGTCGACCTGACGATAGCCGGGTGGAAAGACTGCGTTGTCTCATTCGACTGGCTCAGCGCTGACATGGCAGTCAATTACCTCGAAGATCGGCACGATCAGATGCGTGCACTACAACCACCCGAAAGGACTTTGCCATGA
- a CDS encoding Ribonuclease VapC (MaGe:77308130): MNRYVVDASVAIKWFLPEIHSEAALRLCLPRYRLHVPALMRLELGNVLAKRIRRGELTRAEGQAALNELAHLPLQRHADDRLFPAAYQLALDTQRSLYDCLYLALAEAIDGVMVTADRKFYSSLTSGAYGRRVLWVEDLPQLT; this comes from the coding sequence GTGAACCGGTATGTCGTTGACGCGAGCGTAGCGATCAAGTGGTTCCTTCCTGAGATTCACTCAGAGGCGGCGCTTCGGTTGTGTCTTCCGCGCTACCGGTTGCACGTACCCGCGTTGATGCGGCTGGAACTGGGCAATGTGCTGGCCAAAAGGATTCGTCGTGGGGAGCTCACTCGTGCCGAAGGTCAGGCGGCGCTGAACGAGCTGGCGCATCTTCCGCTTCAGCGGCATGCCGATGATCGGCTCTTTCCTGCGGCCTATCAACTCGCATTGGATACGCAACGAAGTTTGTACGATTGCCTCTATCTTGCCTTGGCTGAAGCGATTGACGGCGTGATGGTCACAGCAGATCGTAAGTTCTATTCCTCGCTGACGAGTGGGGCCTACGGTCGCCGTGTCTTGTGGGTTGAAGACCTTCCTCAGTTAACGTGA
- a CDS encoding Phosphoenolpyruvate phosphomutase (MaGe:77308134), producing MSSTPGLSTTTQFRNLLLSSQLEFICEAHNGLSAKIVQEAGFKGIWASGLSISAQFGVRDNNEASWTQVLETLEFMSDATTIPILLDGDTGYGNFNNMQRLVRKLEQRKIAAVCIEDKLFPKTNSFIKGDAQPMADMHEFCGKIKAGKDAQQDPNFSIIARVEAFICGWGLAEALRRAEAYRQAGADGILIHSALAVPDEILAFKQEWGNRCPVVIVPTKYYATPTDVFRQHNFSMVIWANHLLRSAVAAMQKTARTLKEQEHLLSIEDKVAPVSEIFRLQNAAELQEAEDRYLPKGAEDTCAIVLAASRGSELGELTEHQPKTMVKIQGTPILARIVDAYNAVGVKDIVVVRGYKKDTVNLPNLTYVDNDDYTDTGELASLLKALQSRKGRAQQTLISYGDVLFNTYIPQSLCQEPDDCVIFLDSNWRDQLSYTRLGGFAECSIPNSRKAFNAKVYLKQLGDKIPEADIHGVWMGFLKVSPAAATRIAEVIAELLAQPSNRTAGIPQLLQELLKRKQPIRVLYTVGHWLDINSLEDVVQAGEF from the coding sequence ATGAGCTCGACACCCGGTCTCAGCACCACGACACAGTTTCGCAATCTCCTTTTATCCAGCCAGCTTGAATTCATCTGCGAAGCCCACAACGGCTTGAGCGCGAAGATCGTTCAGGAAGCCGGCTTCAAAGGCATCTGGGCCAGCGGCCTGTCGATCTCGGCCCAATTCGGCGTGCGCGACAACAATGAAGCCAGTTGGACGCAGGTGCTCGAAACTCTCGAATTCATGTCCGACGCGACGACGATTCCGATCCTTCTCGACGGCGACACCGGCTACGGTAACTTCAACAACATGCAGCGCCTCGTCCGCAAACTGGAGCAGCGCAAAATCGCCGCCGTCTGCATCGAAGACAAGCTCTTCCCTAAAACGAACAGCTTCATCAAGGGCGACGCCCAACCCATGGCGGACATGCACGAGTTCTGCGGCAAGATCAAAGCCGGCAAGGACGCCCAGCAGGACCCAAACTTTTCCATCATCGCCCGGGTCGAAGCCTTCATCTGCGGCTGGGGGCTCGCCGAAGCGCTCCGCCGCGCCGAAGCCTATCGCCAGGCCGGCGCCGACGGCATTCTCATCCACAGCGCCTTGGCCGTGCCCGATGAAATCCTGGCGTTCAAGCAAGAATGGGGCAATCGCTGCCCCGTCGTCATCGTGCCGACGAAATACTACGCCACGCCGACGGATGTCTTTCGGCAACACAACTTCTCGATGGTGATCTGGGCCAACCATCTGCTGCGCAGCGCCGTTGCCGCCATGCAAAAGACCGCGCGCACACTCAAAGAGCAGGAACATCTGCTGTCCATCGAAGACAAAGTTGCGCCGGTATCGGAAATCTTCCGGCTGCAGAATGCCGCCGAGCTGCAAGAAGCGGAAGACCGCTATCTGCCCAAAGGCGCCGAGGATACCTGCGCGATCGTTCTGGCGGCTTCCCGCGGCAGCGAATTGGGCGAACTGACCGAGCACCAGCCCAAGACGATGGTCAAAATCCAGGGCACACCTATCCTCGCCCGCATCGTCGACGCCTACAACGCCGTCGGCGTGAAAGACATCGTCGTTGTCCGGGGCTATAAAAAAGACACCGTGAACCTCCCGAATCTCACCTACGTCGATAACGACGACTATACCGACACCGGCGAGCTCGCGTCCCTCCTCAAGGCGCTGCAATCGCGCAAGGGCCGCGCGCAACAGACCCTCATTTCCTATGGCGATGTCCTATTCAACACCTACATTCCCCAGTCCCTCTGCCAAGAACCGGACGACTGCGTCATCTTCCTCGACAGCAACTGGCGGGATCAGCTCAGCTACACCAGGCTCGGCGGCTTCGCCGAATGCAGCATCCCCAATTCTCGGAAGGCCTTCAACGCGAAGGTCTATCTCAAACAACTGGGCGACAAGATCCCCGAAGCCGACATCCACGGCGTCTGGATGGGCTTTCTCAAAGTCTCGCCAGCCGCCGCGACACGCATCGCCGAAGTCATCGCGGAACTGCTGGCCCAGCCCAGCAACCGCACAGCCGGCATTCCACAGCTGCTTCAAGAATTACTCAAGCGGAAGCAGCCGATTCGCGTTCTCTACACTGTCGGCCACTGGCTCGACATCAACAGTCTGGAAGATGTGGTGCAGGCGGGAGAGTTTTGA
- a CDS encoding Arc family DNA-binding protein (MaGe:77308129) codes for MAQVLVRQLDGKIVERLKKRAKEHGRSLQSEVKTILEDAVPDYEGAWKRIEGLRKRLGKSGRTFSDSAALIREDRGR; via the coding sequence ATGGCGCAGGTGCTTGTGCGGCAACTGGATGGCAAAATTGTCGAGCGTTTGAAGAAGCGGGCGAAGGAGCATGGCCGGTCTCTGCAGTCAGAAGTGAAGACCATTCTGGAAGATGCTGTGCCGGACTACGAGGGAGCTTGGAAACGGATCGAGGGATTGCGGAAGCGATTGGGAAAGTCCGGACGGACGTTCAGTGATAGTGCTGCGTTGATCCGCGAGGATCGTGGCCGGTGA
- a CDS encoding hypothetical protein (Evidence 5 : Unknown function; MaGe:77308126) gives MCVAQALVLQLDDKVIDRLKKRTKKHGWSLQSEVQTILEDAVPDYEGAWKRIEGLRKRLRKSGRTFSVRDLPSFVIFSAPDLNHDLRLLY, from the coding sequence GTGTGTGTGGCGCAGGCGCTTGTTCTGCAACTAGATGACAAAGTTATCGATCGCTTGAAGAAGCGGACGAAGAAGCATGGCTGGTCTCTGCAATCTGAAGTGCAAACCATTCTGGAGGATGCAGTGCCGGACTACGAGGGGGCTTGGAAACGGATCGAGGGATTGCGGAAGCGATTGAGGAAATCAGGACGGACGTTCAGCGTCCGTGACCTTCCTTCATTCGTTATATTCTCTGCACCAGACCTCAATCACGACCTGCGCCTCCTGTATTGA
- a CDS encoding hypothetical protein (Evidence 5 : Unknown function; MaGe:77308128) gives MPSIVERFMLGWHPQKGAGYRVKLVNSLQLSPPSLMKVRSMPMTTDQSQRESNQSELRA, from the coding sequence ATGCCGTCCATCGTAGAGAGGTTTATGCTCGGCTGGCATCCACAAAAGGGAGCTGGCTATCGGGTGAAACTGGTGAATAGCCTGCAGCTCTCGCCGCCATCTTTAATGAAAGTCCGGTCTATGCCCATGACGACGGATCAATCACAACGGGAGAGCAACCAATCGGAACTTAGAGCCTAG